Proteins encoded together in one Tripterygium wilfordii isolate XIE 37 chromosome 14, ASM1340144v1, whole genome shotgun sequence window:
- the LOC120014046 gene encoding uncharacterized protein LOC120014046 — translation MLTYGVSADLLDEYVRIGESTAILSMKIFVKTLISIFGNEYLRSPNSDDIARLLAIGESRGFPGMLGSIDCMHWKWKNCPTAWKGQFTGHIHEPTLILEAVASHDLWIWHAFFGLPGSHNDINVLDRSFVFAELLQGHSPPVHYNVNDRHYSMGYYLADGIYPSWATFVKTIPMPQTNKARHFKKLQESCRKDVERAFGVLQARFAIVRGPARYFKRSTLHDIMLACIIMHNMIIEDERHLHVQPDIADMYDQAEDGPPTPVLEHLRTREFRDFIDQYIRIQDREMHTQLQADLVEHLWNIHSNA, via the coding sequence ATGCTTACATACGGTGTCTCCGCCGACCTTTTGGATGAGTATGTGCGAATCGGGGAGAGCACAGCAATATTGTCTATGAAGATATTTGTTAAAACGTTGATATCTATTTTTGGAAACGAATATCTAAGATCCCCAAATAGCGATGATATTGCCAGATTATTAGCTATTGGTGAAAGTCGTGGCTTCCCTGGAATGTTAGGGAGTATCGACTGCATGCATTGGAAATGGAAGAATTGTCCGACTGCTTGGAAAGGACAATTTACTGGCCATATTCACGAACCGACACTTATATTAGAAGCTGTCGCATCACATGACCTTTGGATTTGGCATGCATTCTTTGGATTACCAGGTTCACACAATGACATCAATGTGTTGGATCGTTCATTTGTGTTTGCAGAATTACTTCAAGGACATTCTCCACCAGTTCACTATAATGTCAATGATCGGCATTACTCAATGGGTTACTATCTTGCAGACGGTATCTACCCGTCGTGGGCTACTTTTGTGAAGACAATCCCTATGCCACAAACCAATAAGGCTAGGCATTTCAAAAAGTTACAAGAATCATGCCGAAAGGATGTTGAGCGTGCTTTTGGTGTACTTCAAGCGAGGTTTGCAATAGTACGTGGGCCAGCTCGATACTTCAAACGTTCAACACTTCATGATATTATGTTGGCGTGCATAATAATGCACAATATGATTATTGAAGATGAACGACATTTACACGTTCAACCCGACATTGCAGACATGTATGATCAGGCCGAAGATGGTCCTCCTACGCCAGTACTAGAACACTTACGAACTCGTGAATTTCGAGACTTTATTGACCAATACATCCGCATCCAAGATAGAGAAATGCATACTCAACTTCAAGCTGACCTTGTGGAGCATTTGTGGAATATTCATAGCAATGCTTAG
- the LOC120014271 gene encoding proteoglycan 4-like, with product METKNNQKLLVFSCFTLSLFISVHAICVPRKSEAGTPSQPSQTPPPMQPVSFPQAQPSKTTPSAPTTDPPQPKTTTTKNTDSAPETEDQKSHGSPPPTTPEQPPVEPTPFTPQFPLLGMLKGNPSDGLSANVDPLVKKVCASTDYSSLCESSIAPLLSGAKDATADAVAMLELVIKAASEHTKLAIAEAEKLIAAPTTPAKVLAMIKDCKDNYDDALDNYQSALDAIPARDIGTINSMLSAALTDYTTCDDGFEGLKSPVAAIDRLLSKMASNTLAVASLVN from the coding sequence atggAGACCAAGAACAATCAGAAACTGCTTGTCTTCTCATGCTTCACTCTCTCACTCTTTATTTCTGTCCACGCCATTTGCGTGCCTCGGAAATCCGAAGCTGGTACTCCTTCTCAGCCATCGCAAACTCCACCACCAATGCAGCCTGTTTCATTCCCTCAGGCTCAGCCATCAAAGACTACACCTTCAGCTCCAACGACAGATCCTCCACAGCCCAAAACGACCACAACAAAGAACACAGATTCAGCACCAGAGACGGAAGATCAGAAAAGCCATGGCTCGCCCCCACCAACCACTCCAGAGCAGCCTCCGGTGGAGCCTACGCCGTTTACACCTCAATTTCCTTTACTAGGAATGCTAAAAGGAAACCCATCTGATGGCCTCTCGGCGAATGTTGATCCTCTAGTAAAGAAAGTCTGCGCATCCACCGATTACTCATCTCTTTGTGAGTCTTCCATAGCACCCTTGCTATCTGGCGCGAAGGACGCGACTGCTGATGCCGTTGCTATGCTTGAATTGGTGATAAAAGCAGCCTCTGAACACACTAAGTTAGCCATTGCTGAGGCGGAAAAGCTTATCGCGGCACCGACTACCCCTGCCAAGGTTTTAGCTATGATTAAAGACTGTAAGGATAACtatgatgatgctttggataATTACCAGAGTGCTTTGGATGCGATCCCAGCTCGTGATATTGGCACCATTAATAGTATGCTTAGTGCTGCATTGACAGATTATACAACTTGTGATGATGGGTTTGAAGGTTTGAAATCTCCAGTAGCTGCAATTGATAGGTTGCTTAGTAAAATGGCTAGCAACACCCTTGCCGTTGCTTCCTTGGTCAATTGA
- the LOC120014415 gene encoding universal stress protein PHOS32 — MDGERRVGVAVDFSPCSKKALKWAVDNLVRDGDHLILVTIRPEGYYEEGEMQLWEVTGSPLIPLSELSDLSMMKKYGVKPDAETLDILNTAASQKDIVVVMKIYWGDAREKICEAIDKIPLSCIVIGNRGLGKIKRAIMGSVSNYVVNTASCPVTVVKNVDHE, encoded by the exons ATGGacggagagagaagagttggtGTGGCGGTGGATTTCTCGCCATGTAGCAAGAAAGCACTGAAATGGGCAGTGGACAACCTCGTCCGGGACGGGGATCACCTTATCCTCGTAACCATACGTCCCGAGGGGTACTACGAGGAGGGAGAGATGCAGCTCTGGGAGGTCACCGGTTCCC CTTTGATCCCACTTAGTGAGTTATCGGATCTATCAatgatgaagaaatatggggTGAAGCCGGATGCTGAGACACTGGATATACTTAATACTGCTGCATCGCAGAaagat ATTGTGGTAGTCATGAAGATATACTGGGGAGATGCCCGTGAAAAGATATGCGAGGCAATTGACAAAATCCCTCTTAGCTGCATTGTTATTGGAAACAGAGGGCTCGGGAAGATCAAGAG GGCCATAATGGGAAGTGTAAGCAACTATGTGGTAAATACTGCTTCCTGTCCCGTTACGGTGGTGAAGAATGTGGACCATGAGTAA